One segment of Pontibacter akesuensis DNA contains the following:
- a CDS encoding L-threonylcarbamoyladenylate synthase, translated as MSNAAFIQIHPETPQERKIREAVEILRNGGVIIYPTDTIYGMGCDIHNARAVERVCQIKGVKPDKVNLSFICSDLTHISDYAKIDTPTYKVMKKALPGPFTFVLNATSNVPKYASAKKKTVGIRIPDNNIALMLVKELGNPILSTSVRDEDEVIEYSTDPELIFEKYKNLVDAVIDGGPGNNVASTVVDVNNNFEVLRQGAGDIEQYL; from the coding sequence ATGAGTAACGCAGCCTTCATCCAGATACACCCCGAAACGCCGCAGGAGCGCAAGATCCGGGAAGCCGTAGAGATTCTTCGCAACGGAGGAGTGATCATCTACCCCACCGACACCATCTACGGCATGGGCTGCGACATTCACAATGCCCGTGCCGTGGAGCGCGTGTGCCAGATTAAAGGGGTGAAACCGGACAAAGTGAATCTCTCCTTCATCTGCTCCGACCTCACCCACATCTCCGACTATGCCAAAATAGACACGCCAACCTATAAGGTGATGAAAAAGGCCTTGCCTGGCCCTTTCACATTTGTCCTGAACGCCACCAGCAATGTGCCCAAGTATGCCAGCGCTAAAAAGAAGACGGTCGGTATTCGCATACCCGATAACAACATCGCCCTTATGCTGGTAAAGGAGCTGGGCAACCCGATCCTGTCGACTTCAGTGCGCGACGAAGATGAGGTGATAGAGTACAGCACAGACCCGGAACTGATCTTCGAGAAGTATAAAAATTTAGTGGATGCCGTGATTGACGGTGGCCCGGGCAACAACGTCGCCTCGACCGTGGTGGACGTTAACAACAACTTTGAAGTGCTCCGACAGGGCGCCGGCGACATAGAGCAGTACCTGTAG
- a CDS encoding lysophospholipid acyltransferase family protein — protein MMKRTDIPLQYYPLWLLLQGLGALPFSALYLLSDMLYVLVYYVIGYRRKVTLQNLRMAFPEKSEQELKRISKDFYRQFMDVLVETLKLSSISKEEFSRRLIFPNPELLGNIVKQGRQVITMGSHTGNWEWILSAGAIQFDFPTAGVYKPLNNPFFEAYMLHLRSRLGPRLIKMKETLRDFAANRNVPRVVAMLSDQTPLHSEITFWTNFMHQDTPFYVGAEKIARKFNCPVLFLDVQRIKRGYYCLTFDVIWDGTPFPENTEGYPITEAFAQKLETSLRRNPADYLWTHKRWKHKRPQPAAN, from the coding sequence ATGATGAAACGTACTGACATACCGTTACAATATTACCCGCTCTGGCTGCTGCTCCAGGGGCTGGGGGCACTGCCTTTTTCGGCGCTGTACCTGCTGTCTGACATGCTGTACGTGCTGGTGTACTACGTTATTGGGTACCGCAGGAAAGTGACGCTGCAGAACCTGCGCATGGCCTTCCCCGAGAAAAGCGAGCAGGAGCTAAAGCGTATCTCCAAAGACTTTTACCGGCAGTTTATGGATGTGCTGGTGGAGACGCTGAAGCTGTCCTCCATCAGCAAAGAGGAATTTTCGCGGCGCCTCATTTTTCCTAACCCCGAGTTGTTGGGCAACATCGTGAAGCAGGGCAGGCAGGTTATTACCATGGGCTCGCACACAGGCAACTGGGAGTGGATACTATCGGCCGGCGCCATACAGTTTGATTTTCCGACGGCCGGTGTGTACAAGCCGCTCAACAACCCCTTCTTCGAGGCGTACATGCTGCACCTGCGCAGCCGCCTTGGACCACGGCTCATCAAGATGAAGGAAACGCTGCGTGACTTTGCCGCAAACAGAAATGTGCCCCGCGTGGTGGCCATGCTCTCCGATCAGACGCCGTTGCACAGCGAGATTACCTTCTGGACAAATTTCATGCACCAGGACACGCCCTTTTATGTCGGAGCCGAGAAGATAGCCCGAAAATTCAACTGCCCGGTATTGTTCCTGGATGTGCAGCGCATCAAACGTGGCTACTACTGCCTCACCTTTGATGTGATCTGGGATGGCACGCCTTTCCCCGAAAACACAGAAGGCTACCCTATTACAGAGGCTTTTGCCCAAAAGCTGGAAACCAGCCTCCGCCGCAACCCCGCCGATTACCTCTGGACCCACAAACGCTGGAAACACAAGCGGCCGCAGCCTGCGGCCAATTAG
- a CDS encoding WbqC family protein gives MILLTEAHYNPPIRYFWHVIRSESIQLEAHENYIKQSYRNRCHVLTAQGVQPLSIPILKGNSKVKTPIREIEIDYSQKWQQVHWRTIQAAYGRAPYFEFYSDYIREVYERQPKFLFELNVDLLRLYLKLLKQDKSLTYTAAYQVQPPDHVLDLRNKLHPKIIPDNLHVKTYTQVFGKQFVSELSIIDLLFTQGPASISYLQ, from the coding sequence TTGATTCTTTTAACTGAAGCGCACTATAACCCGCCAATCCGCTATTTTTGGCACGTAATTCGCTCTGAAAGTATACAGCTGGAGGCGCATGAAAATTACATTAAACAAAGCTACCGCAACCGCTGCCACGTGCTGACGGCACAAGGCGTGCAGCCCCTCAGCATCCCTATACTTAAAGGCAACAGCAAAGTAAAAACGCCTATTCGGGAGATTGAGATAGATTACAGCCAGAAATGGCAGCAGGTGCACTGGCGCACCATTCAGGCAGCCTATGGGCGGGCCCCTTATTTTGAATTCTACAGCGACTACATCCGGGAGGTGTACGAACGGCAGCCGAAATTTTTATTCGAGCTAAACGTGGATCTTTTGAGGCTTTATCTTAAATTACTAAAACAAGACAAGTCACTCACTTATACGGCGGCTTACCAGGTGCAGCCCCCCGATCACGTGTTGGATCTGAGAAATAAGCTGCATCCCAAAATCATTCCTGACAATTTGCACGTAAAAACTTATACACAAGTATTTGGCAAACAATTTGTATCAGAGCTTAGTATAATTGACTTGTTGTTTACACAGGGTCCTGCATCAATTTCTTACCTGCAGTAA
- a CDS encoding ATP-dependent Clp protease ATP-binding subunit, with amino-acid sequence MEAKFSNRVKEVISLSREEAIRLGHDYIGTEHLVLGMVREGEGTAIALLKKLGVSIDELKYALEQATRNTASQSSNITGSIPLTKQTEKVLKITYLEAKIFKSDVIGTEHLLLSILRDEDNISSQILAKFNVNYEAIRDSLDYHSNNPLASSDTDDSDDSDKLFGSSSSRSGSSASKKAGEKSRTPVLDNFGRDLTKLAEEDKLDPIVGREKEIERVAQVLSRRKKNNPILIGEPGVGKTAIAEGLALRIIQKKVSRVLFNKRVVTLDLASLVAGTKYRGQFEERMKAVMNELEKSPDVILFIDELHTIVGAGGASGSLDASNMFKPALARGEIQCIGATTLDEYRQYIEKDGALARRFQIVMVDPTTPEETMEILHNIKDKYQDHHHVNYTDKAIEACVKLSDRYMSDRFLPDKAIDILDEAGARVHINNIIVPEDILKLEEQIENIKTEKNRVVKSQKYEEAAQLRDKEKKLIDQLDAAKKDWEEETKKKRYQVKEENVAEVIAMMTGIPVKRIAQKEGVKLLNMGEELKGKVIGQDKAITQLVKAIQRTRVGLKDPKKPIGSFVFLGPTGVGKTELAKVLATYLFDKDDSLVRIDMSEYMEKFSVSRLVGAPPGYVGYEEGGQLTEKIRRKPYSVVLLDEIEKAHPDVYNLLLQVLDDGILTDGLGRKVDFRNTIIIMTSNIGARDLQDFGAGIGFMSKSKQDNVDDIMKGTIASALKKTFSPEFLNRLDDVIVFNSLNREDMHKIIELSLQKLFTRVETLGYAIELTKEAKDFVAEKGYDPKYGARPLNRAIQKYIEDPIAEEILKAEVNQGDVIQVDYKEGAESLTFVSKKSSNGKKLKGASDEAPESEPSKSSDTDKTKE; translated from the coding sequence ATGGAAGCAAAATTCTCAAACCGAGTAAAAGAGGTCATCTCGCTTAGCCGTGAGGAAGCCATTCGGCTCGGACATGACTACATCGGCACCGAACATCTGGTGCTGGGTATGGTTCGGGAAGGAGAAGGCACTGCCATTGCCCTGCTGAAGAAGCTTGGCGTTTCGATAGATGAGTTAAAGTACGCTTTAGAACAGGCTACCCGAAATACCGCTTCGCAAAGCAGCAATATCACTGGCAGCATCCCGCTCACGAAGCAGACCGAGAAGGTGCTGAAGATAACATACCTGGAGGCTAAAATCTTCAAGAGCGATGTTATTGGAACAGAACATCTTCTGTTATCCATCCTGCGGGATGAAGACAACATTTCTTCACAAATATTAGCGAAATTCAACGTGAACTACGAAGCAATAAGAGATTCCCTGGATTATCACAGCAACAACCCGCTGGCATCGTCTGATACAGATGATTCTGATGATTCTGACAAGCTTTTCGGTAGCTCGTCGTCCCGCTCTGGCAGCAGCGCAAGCAAAAAGGCTGGTGAGAAGTCGCGCACTCCGGTGCTCGACAACTTTGGCCGCGACCTGACAAAGCTGGCTGAAGAAGACAAGCTTGACCCGATAGTTGGTCGTGAAAAAGAAATTGAGCGCGTGGCCCAGGTATTGAGCCGCCGCAAGAAAAACAACCCGATCCTGATTGGTGAGCCTGGTGTAGGTAAAACTGCCATTGCGGAGGGTCTTGCCCTGCGCATTATCCAGAAAAAAGTAAGCCGCGTGCTGTTTAACAAGCGTGTGGTAACGCTGGACCTTGCCTCTTTGGTGGCCGGTACCAAGTACCGTGGCCAGTTTGAGGAGCGTATGAAGGCGGTGATGAATGAGTTGGAGAAGTCTCCGGACGTGATCCTGTTCATTGACGAACTGCATACGATTGTGGGTGCCGGTGGTGCCTCTGGTTCGCTGGATGCTTCTAACATGTTCAAGCCAGCGCTTGCACGTGGCGAGATTCAATGCATCGGTGCCACTACGCTGGATGAGTACCGCCAGTACATTGAGAAAGATGGTGCGCTTGCCCGTCGTTTCCAGATCGTGATGGTAGACCCTACCACGCCTGAGGAGACTATGGAGATCCTGCACAACATCAAAGATAAGTACCAGGACCACCACCATGTAAATTACACGGACAAGGCAATTGAGGCCTGCGTGAAGCTTTCTGATCGTTACATGAGCGACCGCTTCCTGCCAGACAAGGCGATTGACATCCTGGACGAGGCTGGTGCACGCGTGCACATCAACAACATCATCGTTCCGGAGGATATCCTGAAGCTGGAAGAGCAGATCGAGAACATCAAGACGGAGAAAAACCGCGTGGTGAAAAGCCAGAAGTATGAGGAGGCAGCGCAACTGCGCGATAAGGAGAAAAAACTTATCGACCAGCTGGATGCCGCTAAAAAGGACTGGGAAGAAGAGACAAAAAAGAAGCGCTACCAGGTAAAAGAGGAAAATGTGGCAGAGGTTATTGCCATGATGACAGGTATTCCTGTGAAGCGTATCGCTCAGAAAGAAGGCGTGAAACTCCTGAACATGGGCGAAGAGCTGAAAGGCAAAGTGATCGGACAGGATAAAGCGATCACACAGTTGGTGAAAGCTATCCAGCGCACACGTGTTGGTCTGAAAGATCCGAAAAAGCCGATTGGTTCGTTCGTGTTCCTGGGCCCGACGGGTGTAGGTAAAACAGAGCTTGCGAAAGTGCTGGCGACGTACCTGTTCGACAAAGACGATTCGCTGGTGCGTATCGACATGAGTGAGTACATGGAGAAATTCAGTGTGTCTCGCCTGGTAGGAGCGCCTCCAGGATACGTGGGTTACGAAGAAGGTGGTCAGCTGACTGAGAAAATCCGCCGTAAGCCATACTCTGTGGTGTTGCTGGATGAGATTGAGAAAGCGCACCCGGACGTGTACAACCTGCTGCTGCAAGTGCTTGACGATGGTATTCTGACTGACGGACTGGGCCGCAAGGTTGACTTCCGTAACACGATCATCATCATGACGTCGAACATCGGTGCCCGTGACCTGCAGGACTTTGGAGCCGGTATCGGTTTCATGTCTAAATCCAAGCAGGACAATGTGGATGATATCATGAAAGGAACGATTGCCAGTGCGCTGAAGAAGACGTTCTCGCCTGAGTTCCTGAACCGTCTGGATGATGTGATTGTGTTCAACTCGCTTAACCGTGAGGACATGCACAAGATTATCGAGCTGTCGCTGCAGAAGCTGTTCACCCGCGTGGAAACACTTGGTTATGCCATCGAACTGACTAAAGAAGCGAAAGACTTCGTGGCAGAGAAAGGGTATGATCCGAAGTATGGCGCGCGTCCGCTGAACAGGGCCATCCAGAAGTACATCGAAGATCCGATTGCTGAGGAGATTCTGAAAGCTGAGGTGAACCAGGGTGATGTGATCCAGGTGGACTACAAGGAAGGCGCAGAAAGCCTGACCTTCGTGTCGAAGAAGAGCAGCAACGGTAAAAAACTTAAAGGGGCTTCGGATGAGGCACCGGAGTCAGAGCCAAGCAAATCTTCTGATACAGACAAGACGAAAGAATAA
- a CDS encoding acyl-CoA carboxylase subunit beta, producing MAGEIRQAQIDILERKNAEALLGGGQDRIEAQHKKGKLTARDRIHLLMDEGSFEEIGKFVMHRSKDFGLDKQYYLGDGVVTGYGTINGRLVYVFSQDFTVLGGSLSETHAEKIVKIMELAMKNGAPVIGLNDSGGARIQEGVVSLGGYADIFYRNTLASGVIPQISAIMGPCAGGAVYSPAITDFILMVEDTSYMFVTGPNVVKTVTHEEVTSEELGGASTHSTKSGVTHFSCANEVECITYIKKLLSYVPQNCEELPPSLPYETTGDETRAILDTIIPENPNQPYDIREVIDGIIDEGTFFEVHKNFGDNIVVGFARLAGRSIGIVGNQPAILAGVLDINASTKAARFVRFCDSFNVPLLVLEDVPGFLPGTDQEWRGIITNGAKLLYAFCEATVPRITVITRKAYGGAYDVMNSKHIGADMNFAWPTAEIAVMGAQGAAEIIFKREIAAAEDPEAKLAEKVQEYKEKFATPYRAAHRGFIDEVIMPSETRAKLIKAFKMLENKAVTLPRKKHGNIPL from the coding sequence ATGGCGGGAGAAATCAGGCAAGCCCAGATAGACATACTTGAGCGCAAAAATGCGGAGGCCCTCCTTGGCGGTGGCCAGGACAGAATAGAAGCACAGCACAAAAAAGGGAAACTTACGGCCCGCGACCGCATCCACCTGCTGATGGACGAGGGATCTTTTGAGGAGATCGGTAAGTTTGTGATGCACCGCTCCAAGGACTTCGGTTTAGATAAGCAGTACTATTTGGGTGATGGCGTGGTGACCGGCTATGGCACCATCAACGGCCGCTTGGTTTACGTTTTCTCCCAGGATTTCACGGTACTCGGCGGTTCACTTTCTGAAACGCATGCCGAAAAGATCGTAAAAATCATGGAACTGGCCATGAAGAACGGCGCCCCGGTTATCGGCTTGAATGACTCTGGCGGAGCCCGCATACAGGAAGGCGTAGTGTCGCTGGGTGGCTATGCGGATATTTTCTACCGCAACACACTGGCCTCCGGTGTTATCCCTCAGATTTCAGCCATTATGGGCCCATGTGCGGGTGGCGCGGTATACTCTCCGGCTATTACCGACTTTATTTTGATGGTGGAGGATACTTCTTACATGTTCGTGACTGGCCCTAACGTGGTGAAAACTGTGACGCACGAAGAGGTAACATCTGAGGAACTTGGCGGTGCCAGTACGCACAGCACAAAGAGCGGAGTTACGCATTTCTCCTGCGCCAATGAGGTGGAGTGCATCACCTACATCAAAAAGCTGCTGAGCTACGTACCGCAAAACTGCGAGGAACTGCCCCCTTCCCTGCCCTATGAAACAACAGGCGATGAGACGCGCGCCATACTTGACACCATCATCCCGGAGAACCCGAACCAGCCCTACGACATCCGCGAGGTGATTGACGGCATTATAGACGAGGGTACTTTTTTTGAGGTGCACAAAAACTTCGGCGATAACATTGTAGTGGGCTTTGCCCGTTTGGCAGGCCGCAGCATTGGCATTGTGGGCAACCAGCCCGCCATACTTGCCGGCGTGCTCGACATCAACGCCAGCACCAAGGCGGCGCGTTTTGTGCGCTTCTGCGATAGCTTTAACGTGCCCCTGCTGGTGCTTGAAGATGTGCCTGGCTTCCTGCCGGGAACGGACCAGGAGTGGCGCGGCATCATCACCAACGGTGCTAAATTGCTTTACGCTTTCTGCGAGGCGACCGTGCCACGCATTACCGTAATTACCCGCAAAGCCTATGGCGGCGCTTACGACGTGATGAATTCGAAGCATATTGGCGCTGACATGAACTTTGCCTGGCCAACTGCCGAGATTGCGGTGATGGGTGCCCAGGGTGCTGCCGAGATCATCTTTAAGCGTGAGATTGCGGCTGCCGAGGACCCAGAGGCAAAACTGGCCGAGAAGGTGCAGGAGTACAAGGAGAAGTTTGCCACCCCTTACCGTGCCGCGCACCGTGGTTTTATCGACGAGGTGATTATGCCATCCGAGACGCGCGCAAAGCTGATAAAAGCATTTAAAATGCTCGAAAATAAAGCCGTAACCTTACCTCGTAAGAAACACGGAAACATTCCGCTTTAA
- a CDS encoding M42 family metallopeptidase encodes MRQESFDFLQRYLNNASPTGFEVEGQKLWLEYIKPYIDEYFVDTYGTVVGVVNPQAEYKVVIEAHADEISWFINYITPEGYMYVRRNGGSDALIAPSKRVNIHTSKGIVKAVFGWPAIHVRKVENDKAPTIETVFLDCGAKNREEVEEMGIHVGCVVTFEDEFTVLNDRYYVGRALDNRIGGFMIAEVARRLKEEGKQLPFGLYIVNAVQEEIGLRGAEMIAHRINPDVAIITDVTHDTQSPMYEKKTSGDIHCGKGPVIAYGPAVQNNVRDLIINTAKEKDIPFQRAAVTRATGTDTDAFAYSNAGVASALISLPLKYMHTTVETVHKDDVENVIKMIYETVLKISDKQDFRYLS; translated from the coding sequence ATGAGACAAGAATCCTTTGATTTTCTACAGCGCTACCTCAACAATGCCTCGCCCACCGGATTTGAGGTGGAGGGCCAGAAGCTGTGGCTGGAATACATAAAACCCTACATCGACGAGTATTTTGTAGACACCTACGGCACCGTGGTTGGTGTGGTAAACCCGCAGGCCGAGTACAAGGTGGTAATAGAGGCACATGCCGATGAGATCAGCTGGTTTATCAATTACATCACGCCGGAAGGCTACATGTACGTGCGCCGCAACGGTGGTTCTGATGCTTTGATCGCGCCGTCCAAGCGTGTAAACATTCATACTTCCAAAGGCATTGTGAAGGCGGTGTTCGGCTGGCCAGCTATCCACGTGCGCAAGGTCGAGAACGATAAGGCTCCGACCATTGAAACAGTATTCCTGGATTGCGGCGCAAAAAACCGCGAGGAGGTGGAGGAAATGGGCATCCATGTGGGCTGCGTGGTTACCTTCGAGGATGAGTTTACAGTGCTGAACGACCGCTACTATGTAGGCCGTGCGCTGGATAATCGTATCGGTGGTTTCATGATCGCGGAGGTGGCACGTCGTCTGAAAGAGGAGGGCAAACAACTGCCATTTGGCCTGTACATCGTGAACGCGGTGCAGGAGGAGATCGGGTTGCGTGGTGCCGAAATGATCGCGCACCGCATTAACCCGGACGTCGCCATCATCACCGACGTAACACACGACACGCAGTCGCCGATGTACGAGAAGAAAACCAGCGGCGATATTCACTGCGGCAAAGGCCCGGTGATTGCCTACGGCCCCGCGGTGCAGAACAACGTACGCGACCTGATCATCAACACGGCAAAGGAAAAGGATATTCCGTTCCAGCGCGCCGCCGTAACCCGCGCCACCGGCACCGACACGGACGCTTTCGCCTACTCTAATGCCGGTGTAGCCTCTGCCTTGATCTCATTGCCGCTGAAGTACATGCACACCACTGTGGAGACAGTGCACAAAGACGACGTGGAGAATGTGATCAAGATGATTTACGAAACAGTACTTAAGATCAGCGATAAGCAGGATTTCCGCTACCTGAGCTAA
- a CDS encoding helical backbone metal receptor produces MGHQLTLAQPPQRIMSLVPSQTELLFDLGLADRVVGVTKFCIHPKEQVKQKTIIGGTKNFHFGKIDQLQPDLIIGNKEENYKEGIEQLQEKYKVWMSDIYTLEDALEMLQQLGLLTGTEAKAQELEQQIRVGFEQLEPVQPSIKTAYFIWRKPYMAVGSHNIIDHILQRCGFSNAFANLQRYPEITPALLQQADPQLILLSSEPYPFKEKHIEEFRELCPQAVVKVVDGEMFSWYGSRLLHAPVYLQQVINEVKENLS; encoded by the coding sequence ATGGGCCACCAGCTTACGCTGGCGCAGCCACCACAGCGCATCATGTCCTTGGTGCCCTCCCAGACCGAGCTTCTGTTTGATTTAGGTCTGGCAGACCGCGTGGTGGGCGTGACCAAGTTTTGCATCCATCCAAAAGAGCAGGTAAAGCAGAAGACTATAATCGGAGGCACCAAGAATTTCCACTTTGGCAAAATCGATCAGCTGCAGCCGGACCTGATCATCGGCAACAAGGAAGAGAATTATAAAGAAGGCATTGAACAGCTGCAGGAGAAGTATAAGGTATGGATGAGCGATATTTATACCTTGGAGGATGCGCTGGAGATGCTGCAGCAGTTGGGGCTGTTAACAGGTACCGAAGCTAAAGCACAGGAACTGGAGCAGCAGATAAGAGTCGGTTTTGAGCAGCTGGAGCCGGTGCAGCCAAGTATAAAAACAGCCTACTTTATCTGGCGCAAGCCCTATATGGCGGTGGGCAGCCACAACATCATCGACCACATCCTGCAGCGCTGCGGCTTCTCGAATGCCTTCGCTAACCTACAGCGTTACCCGGAAATCACGCCCGCACTTCTGCAACAGGCTGATCCGCAACTAATCCTGCTATCGTCGGAGCCTTACCCTTTCAAAGAAAAGCATATCGAGGAGTTTCGGGAGCTGTGCCCTCAGGCTGTGGTAAAAGTGGTGGACGGCGAGATGTTCAGCTGGTACGGCAGCAGATTGTTGCACGCGCCTGTATACTTGCAGCAGGTAATTAATGAGGTGAAAGAAAATTTATCTTAG
- a CDS encoding 3-phosphoshikimate 1-carboxyvinyltransferase, translating to MSDSLSLSHPTGILNGSIKLPASKSEANRALIISALSGQESQLHNLSEANDTQLLQRLLKSDAETIDAEDAGTVMRFLTAYYAITGQQKTLTGTERMCQRPIKVLVEALRELGASIDYQGEEGYPPLKIGAFTGSGQKHLKVRSDISSQFISALLMIAPLLPEGLELELEGKIGSRPYIEMTLSLMQHFGVAANFEGNTISVAHQKYKSAEFTVESDWSAASYWYSLVALAKEADITLLGLKEYSFQGDRAIVDIMYRLGVYTEFTAEGVRLLKKEHERHLSLDFSDCPDLAQTIVALCTALGVHVDMTGLESLRIKETDRIQALQIEVLSMNSSLQEITPGVFHLEPGILHKDNLSFRTYQDHRMAMAFAPLALLGPVTIQEPSVVRKSYPRFWEDLEKVGFEIITN from the coding sequence ATGAGCGATAGCCTCAGCCTTAGTCACCCAACCGGCATACTGAACGGAAGTATAAAACTGCCTGCCTCCAAGAGCGAAGCCAACCGGGCGCTGATTATTTCAGCCTTGTCCGGGCAGGAGTCACAGTTGCACAACCTTTCTGAAGCCAACGATACACAACTGCTGCAGCGCCTGCTCAAAAGTGATGCGGAGACGATAGATGCCGAAGATGCGGGCACGGTGATGCGTTTTCTCACCGCCTACTATGCCATCACAGGTCAGCAGAAAACCCTGACCGGAACCGAGCGCATGTGCCAGCGTCCCATTAAAGTGCTGGTGGAGGCCTTACGGGAACTTGGTGCAAGTATAGATTATCAAGGCGAAGAAGGTTATCCGCCCCTGAAGATTGGTGCATTTACCGGTAGCGGCCAAAAGCACCTGAAAGTTCGCAGCGATATCAGCAGCCAATTCATATCTGCTTTGCTCATGATTGCCCCCTTGCTACCGGAAGGACTGGAACTGGAACTGGAAGGCAAGATCGGCTCCAGGCCCTACATCGAAATGACGCTCTCGCTGATGCAGCATTTTGGCGTTGCGGCAAATTTTGAGGGAAACACCATCTCGGTGGCACATCAGAAGTATAAATCAGCTGAGTTTACGGTGGAGTCAGACTGGTCGGCGGCAAGCTACTGGTACAGTCTGGTGGCTTTGGCCAAGGAGGCCGATATTACGCTGCTGGGCCTGAAAGAGTATTCATTCCAAGGTGATCGCGCCATTGTAGACATTATGTACCGCCTGGGGGTATATACTGAGTTTACAGCGGAAGGCGTGCGGCTGCTAAAGAAAGAGCATGAGCGGCACCTGTCGCTTGATTTTTCCGATTGCCCGGACCTGGCGCAAACCATTGTAGCCCTGTGTACTGCTTTGGGTGTGCACGTGGACATGACGGGGCTGGAGAGCCTGCGCATCAAAGAAACGGACCGTATCCAGGCACTGCAGATCGAAGTGCTAAGCATGAACTCGTCGCTGCAGGAAATTACGCCGGGAGTGTTTCACCTGGAGCCGGGCATACTGCACAAGGACAACCTTAGCTTCCGCACGTATCAGGACCACCGCATGGCGATGGCTTTCGCGCCGCTTGCCTTGCTCGGGCCGGTTACTATTCAGGAACCCAGCGTAGTGCGCAAATCCTACCCACGTTTTTGGGAAGATCTGGAGAAGGTGGGGTTTGAGATAATTACGAATTAA
- the aroB gene encoding 3-dehydroquinate synthase produces MTETIHIGQSALQELPKLLQNRAFSKVVVLLDENTLAHCYPQLKPYLPEHEVIQVKSGEEHKTLQTCEYIWQRMTELHLDRWSVLVNLGGGVIGDMGGFCAAVFKRGVFFVQVPTTLLAQVDASVGGKTGIDFHGLKNHIGVYQEPQSVFINPAFLQTLPPSQLKSGYAEIIKHWLIADAEAFKEQRHIGLFTDDWEGLIRHSVQIKSRVVEADPLEGGYRKVLNFGHTIGHAVESYLLNKPGRELLHGEAVVLGMHCEAWISKKHELLSQLELDRIETFLVSVFEKVKLTEEDIQQIAQLALQDKKNSRSTINCTLLDGIGKAVFDQPITVQEIIESLRYYTLL; encoded by the coding sequence ATGACAGAAACGATACACATAGGTCAAAGCGCACTGCAGGAACTGCCGAAATTGCTCCAGAACAGGGCATTCAGCAAAGTGGTGGTGTTGCTGGATGAGAACACCCTTGCGCACTGCTACCCGCAGCTCAAGCCATACTTGCCCGAGCATGAGGTAATACAGGTAAAAAGCGGAGAGGAGCACAAAACCCTCCAAACCTGCGAGTACATCTGGCAGCGCATGACCGAACTGCACCTGGACCGCTGGTCGGTGCTGGTGAACCTGGGCGGCGGCGTAATTGGCGATATGGGTGGTTTTTGTGCGGCGGTGTTTAAGCGGGGCGTGTTTTTTGTGCAGGTGCCGACAACTTTGCTGGCGCAGGTGGATGCGAGCGTGGGCGGCAAAACCGGCATTGATTTTCACGGGCTCAAGAACCACATCGGGGTATACCAGGAGCCGCAATCGGTGTTTATCAACCCTGCTTTCCTGCAAACACTGCCACCGAGCCAGCTCAAGTCAGGCTATGCCGAAATCATCAAGCATTGGCTTATTGCGGATGCTGAGGCTTTCAAGGAGCAGCGCCATATCGGTTTGTTTACCGACGATTGGGAAGGGCTTATCCGCCATTCTGTGCAAATAAAATCACGTGTGGTGGAGGCTGACCCTTTGGAGGGCGGCTATCGGAAAGTGCTGAACTTTGGCCATACCATAGGGCACGCCGTGGAAAGCTACCTGCTAAACAAGCCGGGGCGCGAACTGCTGCACGGCGAGGCGGTGGTACTTGGGATGCACTGCGAAGCCTGGATCAGCAAAAAGCACGAGCTGCTTTCGCAACTGGAGCTGGATCGGATCGAGACGTTTCTGGTGTCGGTTTTCGAGAAGGTGAAACTGACGGAGGAGGACATCCAGCAAATAGCCCAACTGGCCCTGCAGGATAAGAAAAACTCCCGCTCCACCATTAACTGTACCTTATTGGATGGCATCGGGAAAGCGGTTTTCGATCAACCCATCACCGTGCAGGAAATTATTGAATCATTACGCTACTACACCTTACTATGA